The Acidimicrobiales bacterium genome includes a region encoding these proteins:
- a CDS encoding metalloregulator ArsR/SmtB family transcription factor — MTVDVDTAMAEVLKVPSEPIRLRIVLLLSAEELCVCHLVEELGVPQPLVSHHLRVLREADLVGTQKWRYWTYYRLRPEKLETVAASLGATALAASRSGTERRPCC; from the coding sequence ATGACCGTCGATGTGGATACCGCGATGGCCGAGGTGCTGAAGGTTCCGTCCGAGCCGATCCGGCTGCGCATCGTCCTCCTGCTGTCAGCCGAGGAGCTGTGCGTGTGCCACCTTGTCGAGGAGCTCGGCGTGCCCCAACCGCTGGTCTCCCACCACCTCCGGGTCCTCCGCGAGGCCGACCTGGTCGGAACTCAGAAGTGGCGGTACTGGACCTACTACCGGCTGCGACCCGAAAAGCTGGAGACCGTCGCTGCGTCGCTCGGGGCCACCGCCCTGGCGGCATCGCGCTCCGGCACCGAGCGGCGACCCTGCTGTTGA
- a CDS encoding ABC transporter ATP-binding protein gives MRDILRIIRYTWDLKRYYLATAVFVVVVAVLNQANPFLLRFLVDAVVKKGTGGSVATSHLVLLLGLLFTAGVLISLITNVLGHIGDRLGARLQTLLSQRYYDHLLELPLEFYDNSVTGALTARLERSITGISQLVQAMANNFISFFLSSLFTLVILARYSPLVSLLLAVLFPLYIWLTTRTSRSWQKKQGGINKESDFGNGRFIEAIGNIRVVKSFVNEPTERRIFAQVRRNIEERTKDQSIEWHRNDVYRGLSLNIIFFAIYAIIIWQAFNGAFGPLQTSIGTVVLMLQLSLQAQFPLFASSFIVDQIQRAAADSKDFFAVMDLTPAIRDADGASELEVTAGRVEYRDVSFQYTGGQPVLTGVSFAIEPGSKLALVGESGEGKTTLANLLLRFYEPTAGSITIDGVDITSVTQRSLRRNIGVVFQEPALFSGSVRENISYGQEDVDHAQVVAAARAANAHDFIERLPEGYDTQIGERGVKLSGGQKQRIAIARALMKDPPILLLDEATSSLDSKAEREVQDALERLMQGRTTLIIAHRLSTIQNVDVIVGIRHGSVAEMGSPAELAEGDGIYAELLQLQAPTTANKAKLKQYDIARV, from the coding sequence GTGCGAGACATCCTGCGGATCATCCGCTACACGTGGGACCTGAAGCGGTACTACCTGGCCACCGCAGTGTTCGTGGTCGTGGTCGCCGTGTTGAACCAGGCCAACCCGTTCCTGCTGCGGTTTCTCGTCGACGCCGTGGTGAAGAAGGGCACCGGTGGGTCGGTTGCCACCAGCCACCTCGTGCTGCTGCTCGGGCTCCTCTTCACCGCCGGCGTGCTGATCTCGTTGATCACGAACGTGCTGGGCCACATCGGCGACCGGTTGGGCGCCAGGTTGCAGACCCTGCTCAGCCAGCGCTACTACGACCACCTGCTCGAGCTGCCGCTGGAGTTCTACGACAACTCGGTGACCGGGGCGCTCACCGCCCGCCTGGAGCGCAGCATCACCGGGATCTCCCAGCTGGTGCAGGCGATGGCGAACAACTTCATCAGCTTCTTCCTCTCCAGCCTCTTCACCCTGGTGATCCTGGCCCGGTACTCCCCGCTGGTCTCCCTGCTCCTCGCCGTGCTCTTCCCGCTGTACATCTGGCTCACCACCCGCACGAGTCGGAGCTGGCAGAAGAAGCAGGGAGGGATCAACAAGGAGAGCGACTTCGGCAACGGCCGCTTCATCGAGGCCATCGGCAACATCCGGGTGGTGAAGTCGTTCGTGAACGAGCCGACCGAGCGCAGGATCTTCGCCCAGGTGAGGCGGAACATCGAGGAGCGGACGAAGGATCAGTCGATCGAGTGGCACCGCAACGACGTGTACCGCGGCCTGAGCCTCAACATCATCTTCTTCGCCATCTACGCCATCATCATCTGGCAGGCGTTCAACGGTGCCTTCGGCCCGCTGCAGACGTCGATCGGCACCGTGGTGCTGATGCTCCAGCTGTCACTGCAGGCGCAGTTCCCGCTGTTCGCCTCGTCGTTCATCGTCGACCAGATCCAGCGGGCGGCCGCCGACAGCAAGGACTTCTTCGCCGTCATGGACCTCACGCCGGCCATCCGCGACGCAGACGGCGCGAGCGAGCTGGAGGTGACGGCGGGGAGGGTCGAGTACCGCGACGTGTCGTTCCAGTACACGGGCGGCCAGCCGGTGCTCACGGGTGTGAGCTTCGCCATCGAGCCGGGGAGCAAGCTCGCGCTGGTGGGGGAAAGCGGCGAGGGGAAGACGACGCTGGCCAACCTCCTGCTGCGCTTCTACGAGCCGACGGCCGGCAGCATCACCATCGACGGCGTCGACATCACCTCGGTCACCCAGCGGTCCCTGCGCCGCAACATCGGCGTCGTGTTCCAGGAGCCGGCCCTGTTCTCCGGCAGCGTGCGGGAGAACATCAGCTACGGCCAGGAGGACGTCGACCATGCGCAGGTGGTGGCGGCGGCCAGGGCGGCGAATGCGCATGACTTCATCGAGCGGCTCCCCGAGGGCTATGACACCCAGATCGGCGAGCGGGGCGTGAAGCTGTCGGGCGGGCAGAAGCAGCGCATCGCCATCGCCCGCGCCCTCATGAAGGACCCGCCGATCCTGCTGCTGGACGAGGCGACCAGCTCGCTCGACAGCAAGGCGGAGCGGGAGGTGCAGGACGCCCTGGAGAGGCTGATGCAGGGTCGCACGACGCTGATCATCGCCCACCGCCTCTCCACCATCCAGAACGTCGACGTCATCGTCGGCATCCGCCACGGTTCGGTCGCCGAGATGGGCTCGCCCGCCGAGCTGGCCGAGGGAGACGGCATCTACGCCGAGCTGCTGCAGCTGCAGGCTCCCACCACGGCCAACAAGGCCAAGCTCAAGCAGTACGACATCGCCCGCGTCTGA
- a CDS encoding NAD-dependent epimerase/dehydratase family protein → MKVVVTGATGNVGTSLVQGLAADEAVDEIVGVARRAPAWSVAKTTWTALDVRSDDLAAAFAGADAVVHLAWFFQPVRRPLVTWENNVVGSLRVFDAAAAAGAGALVYATSVGAYSPGPEDGHRVDESWPTHSTPTAAYGREKAYVERVLDTFELRHPEMRVVRMRPSFLFKAEAAAEQRRIFAGPLLPARLVGRKWVPLVPAVPGLSFQALHTDDVAEAYRLAVVNEVRGPFNLAADPVITPEELGRVMGARAVRLPKGLLIGATKAAFGAHLVPAPSELVELFLSLPLLDTGRARRDLGWAPARTGTEAVESVIEGWRTGVDLPTPPLHRAAML, encoded by the coding sequence GTGAAAGTCGTCGTAACGGGGGCGACCGGCAACGTCGGCACCAGCCTGGTGCAGGGCCTGGCCGCCGACGAGGCCGTCGACGAGATCGTCGGCGTCGCCCGCCGGGCTCCGGCCTGGTCGGTGGCGAAGACGACCTGGACGGCCCTCGACGTGCGCAGCGACGACCTGGCCGCCGCCTTCGCCGGTGCCGACGCCGTCGTCCACCTGGCCTGGTTCTTCCAGCCCGTCCGCCGGCCCCTCGTCACCTGGGAGAACAACGTGGTCGGCAGCCTCCGGGTGTTCGACGCGGCAGCCGCCGCCGGGGCAGGGGCGTTGGTGTACGCCACGTCCGTCGGCGCCTACTCACCGGGCCCCGAGGACGGCCACCGGGTCGACGAGTCGTGGCCGACGCACTCCACCCCCACTGCCGCCTACGGGCGGGAGAAGGCGTATGTGGAGCGGGTCCTGGACACGTTCGAGTTGCGGCACCCCGAGATGCGGGTCGTGCGCATGCGCCCGAGCTTCTTGTTCAAGGCCGAGGCGGCGGCCGAGCAGCGCCGCATCTTCGCCGGACCGCTACTGCCTGCCCGGTTGGTGGGCCGCAAGTGGGTACCGCTCGTGCCGGCCGTGCCGGGCCTGTCCTTCCAGGCGCTGCACACCGACGACGTGGCCGAGGCCTACCGGCTGGCCGTGGTGAACGAGGTCCGGGGCCCGTTCAACCTGGCCGCCGATCCGGTGATCACCCCCGAGGAGCTGGGCCGGGTGATGGGTGCCCGCGCCGTCCGGCTTCCCAAGGGTCTGCTCATCGGCGCCACCAAGGCTGCCTTCGGTGCCCATCTGGTGCCGGCCCCGTCCGAGCTGGTCGAGCTGTTCCTGAGCCTCCCCCTGCTGGACACCGGCCGGGCCCGGCGGGACCTGGGCTGGGCGCCGGCCCGCACCGGCACCGAGGCCGTGGAGTCGGTAATCGAGGGCTGGCGCACGGGCGTCGATCTCCCCACACCGCCGCTGCACCGCGCCGCCATGCTGTAG
- a CDS encoding alpha/beta hydrolase encodes MSASPPVPPGPSTTGAGPMPGARRLAVGGLSLHCLEWTPPHAPGVPFLLVHGLASNCRTWERVGGRLAGHGHRVAAVDQRGHGRSDAPATGYDFATLCDDLERVLDELGFARAVVVGQSTGGNLAVELAVRARHRLAGVVGVDGGAIELQDRWPRWDDCAAALSPPRLAGTPVAEVAAMLRRAHPDWDGWAIDATLANLEVRDDATVAPRLAFEHHLRILRALWEHRPSRLLADLDVPVLLISADAGDGSSADKRAATDRAVGLLRRGRSAWIAPADHDVHVQRPDVVADLLLGAVKDGFFG; translated from the coding sequence ATGTCCGCCTCCCCGCCGGTCCCGCCCGGTCCTTCGACGACCGGGGCCGGCCCGATGCCCGGCGCGCGCCGGCTGGCGGTTGGCGGTCTCTCGCTCCACTGCCTGGAGTGGACGCCCCCGCACGCGCCCGGCGTGCCCTTCCTGCTCGTGCACGGTCTGGCGTCGAACTGCCGCACGTGGGAGCGGGTGGGCGGCCGCCTGGCCGGCCACGGCCACCGCGTCGCCGCCGTCGACCAGAGGGGGCACGGCCGCAGCGACGCCCCAGCGACCGGCTACGACTTCGCCACCCTGTGCGACGACCTCGAACGGGTCCTCGACGAGCTCGGCTTCGCCCGGGCGGTGGTCGTCGGTCAGTCCACCGGCGGCAACCTCGCCGTGGAGCTGGCCGTCCGGGCCCGCCATCGTCTGGCCGGAGTGGTCGGGGTCGACGGGGGAGCGATCGAGCTCCAGGACCGCTGGCCCCGGTGGGACGACTGCGCTGCCGCCCTGTCGCCGCCCCGGCTGGCCGGCACGCCCGTCGCCGAGGTGGCGGCGATGCTGCGCCGGGCCCATCCCGATTGGGACGGGTGGGCCATCGACGCGACGCTGGCCAATCTCGAGGTTCGTGACGACGCCACGGTGGCACCCAGGCTCGCCTTCGAGCACCATCTGCGGATCCTCAGGGCCCTCTGGGAGCATCGCCCGTCGCGCCTGTTGGCGGACCTCGACGTGCCGGTGCTGCTGATCAGCGCCGACGCCGGTGACGGATCGTCGGCCGACAAGCGCGCGGCGACGGACCGCGCCGTCGGGCTGCTCCGCAGGGGGCGGTCCGCATGGATCGCCCCCGCCGACCACGACGTCCACGTCCAGCGACCGGATGTGGTGGCCGACCTCCTCCTCGGGGCGGTGAAGGACGGGTTCTTCGGGTGA
- a CDS encoding cell division protein CrgA: MARPARNDPKTKEPPGKGARKPGPGSRPTTGRVTPKGGHQVAPTLSGRYTPPIPREVKVSPKWVPVLMFALLLGGMVVIIANYLEVLPGDAKNTYLFVGLGMITAGFITATKYR; the protein is encoded by the coding sequence ATGGCCCGGCCCGCACGCAATGACCCGAAGACGAAGGAGCCGCCCGGCAAGGGCGCCCGCAAGCCGGGTCCCGGTTCCCGTCCCACCACCGGCCGGGTGACGCCGAAGGGCGGGCACCAGGTGGCACCCACGCTGTCGGGTCGGTACACACCGCCGATCCCTCGCGAGGTGAAGGTCAGCCCGAAGTGGGTGCCGGTCCTGATGTTCGCGCTCCTCCTGGGCGGCATGGTCGTCATCATCGCCAACTACCTCGAGGTCCTGCCAGGGGACGCCAAGAACACGTATCTGTTCGTCGGGCTCGGGATGATCACGGCCGGCTTCATCACCGCCACCAAGTATCGCTAG
- a CDS encoding DUF881 domain-containing protein, whose amino-acid sequence MPRPRYRHLLAVGFVILGFLGVTVARTRPADPATRLSREYRLADLIERQQRSTTELRSQVAHLRADVEKARSAQAGGEAQAADREGQLSELGLAAGLVGVEGPGVRVTLDDSSLDRAPSGNVNDLVIHSQDVQAVVNALWRAGAEAVAINGQRLVSTSAVLCVGNTLLLNGTVHSPPYTVSAIGASRDRFEADSLVQRLHEDAGAFGLRFSVDREDSVEVPAFRGATTLTYARPAA is encoded by the coding sequence ATGCCAAGGCCCCGGTACCGGCACCTCCTCGCCGTCGGCTTCGTCATCCTCGGCTTTCTCGGGGTGACCGTGGCGCGCACCCGCCCGGCCGATCCGGCGACGAGGCTCAGCCGCGAGTACCGCCTGGCCGACCTGATCGAGCGCCAGCAACGCTCGACCACGGAGCTTCGCAGCCAGGTGGCCCACCTGCGCGCCGACGTGGAGAAGGCCAGGAGCGCGCAGGCGGGGGGCGAGGCACAGGCCGCCGACCGGGAAGGACAGCTGAGCGAGCTCGGTCTGGCCGCCGGCCTGGTGGGCGTGGAGGGCCCGGGAGTGCGGGTGACCCTCGACGACTCCTCGCTCGACCGGGCGCCTTCGGGCAACGTCAACGACCTCGTGATCCACTCCCAGGACGTGCAGGCGGTGGTGAACGCGCTGTGGCGGGCCGGGGCCGAAGCCGTCGCCATCAACGGGCAGCGGCTGGTGTCGACCAGCGCCGTGCTCTGCGTCGGCAACACCCTGCTCCTCAACGGCACCGTGCACTCTCCGCCCTACACGGTGTCCGCCATCGGCGCGAGCCGTGACCGCTTCGAGGCCGACTCGCTGGTGCAGCGCCTCCACGAGGACGCCGGCGCCTTCGGCCTGCGGTTCTCGGTGGACCGGGAGGACTCGGTCGAGGTCCCTGCCTTCCGGGGCGCCACCACCCTCACCTACGCCCGCCCCGCCGCCTGA
- a CDS encoding aminodeoxychorismate/anthranilate synthase component II: protein MGGRVLVVDNYDSFVYNLVQYLGELGADPVVHRNDAITVDEAVALRPDAVVISPGPGRPRDAGISNAVIERLGPGTPLLGVCLGHQCIGEVFGGSVVRAPEIMHGKTSSVRHLGLGVMAGLSNPFEATRYHSLVVDPSSVPDVLEVTAETEDGVIMGLRHRTLPIEGVQFHPESILTGEGKALLANFLASAASADPVSPR, encoded by the coding sequence GTGGGAGGGCGGGTGCTCGTCGTCGACAACTACGACTCGTTCGTCTACAACCTCGTGCAGTACCTGGGCGAGCTGGGCGCCGACCCTGTCGTGCACCGCAACGACGCCATCACCGTCGACGAGGCGGTGGCGCTGCGGCCGGACGCCGTGGTCATCAGCCCGGGACCCGGGCGTCCCCGCGACGCAGGCATCAGCAACGCCGTCATCGAGCGCCTCGGCCCGGGCACGCCGCTGCTCGGTGTGTGCCTGGGCCACCAGTGCATCGGCGAGGTGTTCGGCGGGTCGGTGGTCCGCGCCCCGGAGATCATGCACGGAAAGACCTCCAGCGTGCGCCACCTGGGTCTAGGGGTGATGGCGGGGCTCTCCAACCCGTTCGAGGCCACCCGCTACCACTCGCTGGTCGTCGACCCGTCATCGGTCCCCGACGTGCTGGAGGTCACGGCGGAGACCGAGGACGGCGTGATCATGGGCCTGCGGCACCGCACGTTGCCGATCGAGGGCGTGCAGTTCCACCCCGAGTCGATCCTCACCGGCGAGGGCAAGGCCCTGCTGGCCAACTTCTTGGCGTCGGCGGCCTCTGCGGATCCGGTTTCGCCGCGCTGA